The following DNA comes from Nitrospirae bacterium YQR-1.
TAACAATTCCCTTTTCATCCGTCGTGCCCTTGGCGCACCTTGCGCCGTTTCTGAACACCTCAAGAGCTTCACCGGCATTACCGAACAAATCTATTATCTTCTTTTGGCTGTCAACATCTTCATAATTATTAGCATAGAGCACTATATCTATGTCAAAACCTTTAGTGATGTAGTTATACGTTGTAACGGGAATAATGAGCCTTGCGTTAATCTTATCCGGGTTCATAAAAATACTTCTGTCTATCTCCTCGTATGCGTAACCCGGGTGCAGGTCGTCAAGGCGGACAAATGCACCTATTTCAGTGCCGTAACCAACGAGTTCGCCGTCATCATTCAAAGCAAGTGAGCCCATATCATCAAAAACAACTGTAATGTCCCTGATATGCTCCTGTGCAAGAGTGCGGAGGGCTTCAAGGGATTCAGACTTTCCGGCCCCGCTGTCGCCTATAATTACAATGCCTGCACTGGAGCCGTCTTTGAGAGTCAGATACACCATAGCGCCATGAACCGGCAGGCGTTTGCGCTTTAGCATTGTCATATTGTGTAGGGTCAGGGGTAGCTTCTTAAAATATCCGAAATAATCTATGTCCTCAGAATGTTGTACAAGACCGATAAACATTTTGTTTTGCCCGTCCTCGTAAAAAGCAGTGCCGGCGGTAATATCCACGGTTTTCAACCCATAGAAAAGTAACATATCAGGGCGTTTATTTTCTATATCCTCGTAGTCGGAAATTTCAAACAGGTTGCAAAGTGAAAGGGCCTGAGAGATAAAGTCCTGATGAAAGTATATAAAAGCCGTCAGTGGGCCAACTTTTGCAGGATAACAAAACCACTGCTCATTGACAAGCAGTATCATGTCCTCGGTTAGTTTTTTTATCTCCTCGAAACTCCCCTTTCTTGTATTTGCCTTAGGATACAGGATAAGGGGCGACTCCATTATCGTAAGACGGATAAATGGTATCTCTCTGATTCTCTGATAGAGCTCAGGGCAGTCCCACTGAATTCTCTCAAGAAGCATACCCATGTTTGCCCCTGCCGGGAGTTGTCTGTACGAGCGGGGGTTGCTGCCTATCAGGTTTTCTCTAATCTGCCTGTAGGTTTCAAGCACAAGATTTTTCAGTTCTGTGTTGGTCTTTATAAACTGGGAGTGGTGAATGCTTGAGGTGGTATATCTTGAGCGTTTGGGCGCCTCCATATATAAAAATCTCTCAAAACGCCTCCAGTAATTATAAAGTTCTTCCACAAATTCCAAAACGCTGCTTTTCTCGGAAAGCACCTTATTGTATGTGTTACCGAGGGCTGCTATCTCCGCCGCCGTGTGTGTTGCAAGAAGTCTGAAAAGACCAGCCATATACATAGGCAGGCTGCCTTGTTTTCTTAGCGGCACATTTGCTTTTATATGGCTATAGATATGCGATTCTTTCGAGGCAATGCGTTCAATAAAGCGGGTTAGAATTTCCATAAAAATATCACTTTGCAGAAGTAATGCAGGTGAGTCGCAGTAATTACCGGAAATATCAAAAATTATCTTCCCCCGTGTCATGACGTAGGGTTTTCTCTTACCTGGCATCTTTCACCTCAAAAATTCATAATATTAAAAAAATCTTGTATAAACTTTAACATTGTAGCAGATTTTTCAGAATTAATGCAAAAAATTTAACGAATATTTAAAAAATTGGAGGGATTTATATAATGATAGTAAAGCAGCGCACTGAACCACCCTCAGAATAAACACAGTGAGTTTTTATGTTTCTGGTTATACATTGTTTTGGTCATAGGCGTGTAGGTTTACATCATCATATAATATGAGCTACAATTTATTGGGTTCAAATAACTGTTTTACGAGACATCAATGAATAATTTCCATGAAAAGTCCAATTTTATTTGGCAGGTTGCCGATGATATTTTAAGAGGTACATTTAAACAACATGAATACGGGGATGTTATACTTCCGTTTGTAGTGCTCAGGCGTTTAGATTGTGTTTTTGAACCCAAGAAAGATGAAGTAATTAAATCCTACCAAAAGCTCAAGGATGTGCTCCCTGAATATTATGCTGTTTTAAAGGGGGTAAGTGGTTTAAATTTCTATAACACCTCAGACTATGACATTAAAAGACTTTCACAGGATGCAAAGAATATCGAACTTAATTTCAACAATTATATAAATGGTTTTAGTAAGAATGTCTATGACATTATAGAGAACTTTAAAATAGGCAATGTTGTTGCCAAACTCTCTAAAAATAATTTGCTTTTAATGTTAATTACTAAGTTTGCCGAGATAGACCTCCATCCCGATGAAGTTTCTAATCACGAAATGGGCTACATATTCGAGGAACTGCTTAGAAGATTCTCTGAAATGTCTAATGAGACAGCAGGGGAGCACTACACCCCCCGTGAAGTCATTCGGCTTATGGTTAATCTTCTTCTTGATGAACATCAGGATGATATTAAGAGCAAGGGCATTATTCGCCGTGTTTACGACCCTGCATGTGGAACAGGTGGTATGCTTACTATCACGAAGGAATATATTCTTTCAAGAAATCCAAATGCTGAGATATTACCTTATGGTCAAGAAAGTAATGACATTACATACGCTATTGCTAAATCCGATATGCTTATAATGGGTGAGGATTCTGAAAACATAAAATATGGTTCAAGTTTTACGGAGGATGGGTTGAAAGATATGAGGTTCAACTATATGTTAAGTAATCCTCCCTTTGGGGTGAGTTGAAAAAAAGAACAGGAAGTTATTGAGAATGAAGCACAAGACCCTCACGGCAGATTTTTTGCCGGGCTTCCAAGGGTAAGTGATGGTGCTTTGTTATTTCTGCAACACATGATTTCTAAAATGAAACCGGAAGGAAGCAGGATAGCTATTATCTTTAATGGTTCACCTCTGTTTACAGGTAATGCCGGAGGCGGTGAGAGTAATATCAGGAAATGGATTATAGAAAACGATTGGCTTGAGGCAATAATAGCCCTCCCTACCGAGCTTTTTTACAATACAGGAATTGCCACTTACATATGGATAGTAACAAACAAAAAGCCTGAGCGTCGTAAAGGAAAGGTTCAACTTATTAATGCTGTCGGTTTTTATGAAAAGATGCGAAAGAGTCTTGGGAATAAAAGGAATTATATCTCTGATGAACAGATACAGAAAATAACGGAGATTTACACGGAGTACAGTCAGGGCAAGTATTGTAAGATATTTGATAACAGGGAATTTGGTTACACGAAAGTCACCATAGAGCGGCCTCTTGTTAAAAACGGTGTGGCTGTAAAGGATAGACAGGGAAAACCTAAGCCTGATACATCTTTGAGGGATTATGAAAAAGTGCCGCTTAAAGAAAGCATAGAAGAGTATTTTAAGCATGAGGTGCTTCCCCATGTGCCGGATGCGTGGATGGACAGAAGCAGGGATAAGGTAGGCTATGAGATTAGTTTTACTAAATATTTCTACGAATATAAACCCCTCAGGTCACTTGAGGATATAAGGGCTGAGAGCATCTTCGCAATCTACAGCTTATCGAAGGCAGGTATCCCAATCTCTTCATTGCATCCCACGTGGCATTCATTGCCGGACAAAAAGCTGTATATATTAAACAAAGGGGACTGGATGACAGCTATTATATCAAACTTGTTTTGGCGTATCTTGAAGAGTTCGGAAGTGCATCAAGAAAGGACATTGATGGACTGCTTTTGAATAAATTGCCGGATATACTTAACGAAAAGCAGAAACTCTATAAAATAAACAAAATATTATCGTTGTGGATGTGTAAGAACCTGAAGCTCATCAGAAACACCGGCTCTAAAAAGTCACCGCGATGGGAATTAGCCCAAAAGGGTGAAAATGGCTAATAAAGCTAATAATCTCCAAGCTGATATTGAGCATAATTATGTGTCAATTAAGGCTAATTTATTAGCCGAACAGGCTCTTTTAGGTTAATAACTATGCCTAAGAACTACCTCGAACAAGACTTTGAAGACCATATAGAGGAGCACCTTCTTAACTCCGGTTATCACAAATGCCTGCCGGAGAACTATGACTGTAGCGCTTGTCTATTAACCTCTGGTGTTTTGAAATTTGTTCAGGACACTCAGCCCAAAGAATATAAGAAACTTGAACTGCAATATG
Coding sequences within:
- a CDS encoding phosphoenolpyruvate carboxykinase → MPGKRKPYVMTRGKIIFDISGNYCDSPALLLQSDIFMEILTRFIERIASKESHIYSHIKANVPLRKQGSLPMYMAGLFRLLATHTAAEIAALGNTYNKVLSEKSSVLEFVEELYNYWRRFERFLYMEAPKRSRYTTSSIHHSQFIKTNTELKNLVLETYRQIRENLIGSNPRSYRQLPAGANMGMLLERIQWDCPELYQRIREIPFIRLTIMESPLILYPKANTRKGSFEEIKKLTEDMILLVNEQWFCYPAKVGPLTAFIYFHQDFISQALSLCNLFEISDYEDIENKRPDMLLFYGLKTVDITAGTAFYEDGQNKMFIGLVQHSEDIDYFGYFKKLPLTLHNMTMLKRKRLPVHGAMVYLTLKDGSSAGIVIIGDSGAGKSESLEALRTLAQEHIRDITVVFDDMGSLALNDDGELVGYGTEIGAFVRLDDLHPGYAYEEIDRSIFMNPDKINARLIIPVTTYNYITKGFDIDIVLYANNYEDVDSQKKIIDLFGNAGEALEVFRNGARCAKGTTDEKGIVNTYFANPFGAPQRREIHEELAAFYFNKMFDTGVRVGQIRTRLAIKGYAQEGPKEAALELLKFIQKT